From the Oceanicaulis alexandrii DSM 11625 genome, one window contains:
- a CDS encoding LysE family translocator: MSLITLAAFAGAIFILFLTPGPGNIAMVGRTLDAGPVHGVTYGLGILTGDIFWLTLAVFGLAAAAEVAGEYAQFFWIAKIVGAGILLWFAWGAFQGWRNPAPADAPLAPVSKRGLAMTYAAGVAMPLTNPKPIIFYLTFLPAFFDLTVVGPLSYLAMIGVMGAMFVLFALVYVGLAHKARGWLKAKGVKRWADLVTAVIMAAVAVLLLVR, from the coding sequence ATGAGCCTGATCACCCTGGCCGCGTTCGCCGGCGCCATCTTCATCCTGTTTCTCACCCCCGGACCGGGCAATATCGCCATGGTGGGCCGGACGCTGGATGCCGGGCCGGTCCATGGGGTGACCTATGGTCTGGGCATTCTGACGGGTGACATCTTCTGGCTGACGCTGGCGGTGTTCGGTCTCGCCGCCGCCGCAGAGGTCGCGGGCGAGTACGCGCAGTTTTTCTGGATCGCCAAGATCGTCGGCGCCGGCATCTTGCTGTGGTTCGCCTGGGGCGCCTTTCAGGGCTGGCGAAACCCGGCGCCGGCGGATGCGCCCCTGGCGCCGGTCAGCAAGCGGGGTCTGGCGATGACCTATGCGGCGGGCGTCGCTATGCCGCTCACGAACCCCAAGCCGATCATCTTCTATCTTACTTTCCTACCTGCGTTTTTTGACCTGACAGTCGTCGGCCCGCTCAGCTATCTGGCGATGATTGGCGTGATGGGCGCAATGTTCGTGCTGTTCGCGCTCGTCTATGTGGGGCTGGCGCACAAAGCCCGCGGCTGGCTCAAGGCGAAGGGCGTCAAACGCTGGGCGGACCTCGTCACGGCGGTGATCATGGCGGCTGTGGCGGTCTTGCTGCTGGTCCGGTAG
- a CDS encoding acyl-CoA dehydrogenase family protein, translated as MSSAPTSALARPFDTPERKAFRESVEGFINREIEPYGDAWDEAGDFPWELHEKAGALGLFGFGIDEAYGGNGFEDALMRVDAGIAMGYAGVGGVNASLGSRGIMTGPIHTLASDEIKAEVLPGIISGKTGGALGMTEPSGGSDLSRIQTKARKDGDDWLINGEKTFITGGMKASWFVVGARTGGEGFGGISLFLVPADAPGFTRTAITNKMGWWCSDTATLHFDDCRIPERYQLGQEGLCLLAIMDNFNYERLTLSAGCLGMAKRCLDDAITYAQQRETFGKPLIKHQAIRHKIADMSGKIDALDAYLQMLAWRVNEATDNGAAMPASELAKIKVFASKTAEFCANEAMQILGGSGYLRGCAIERIYREVKVMAIGGGSEEIMRDLAVKQMGL; from the coding sequence ATGTCCAGCGCCCCCACATCCGCCCTCGCCCGGCCCTTTGACACGCCCGAACGCAAGGCGTTCCGCGAGAGCGTTGAGGGCTTCATCAATCGCGAGATCGAACCCTATGGCGATGCCTGGGACGAGGCGGGCGATTTTCCCTGGGAGTTGCATGAAAAGGCTGGCGCGCTGGGCCTGTTCGGCTTCGGCATTGATGAAGCCTATGGCGGGAACGGGTTTGAAGATGCGCTGATGCGCGTCGATGCGGGGATCGCGATGGGCTATGCGGGCGTGGGCGGGGTGAACGCTTCGCTGGGCTCTCGCGGCATCATGACCGGCCCGATCCACACCCTCGCCTCTGACGAGATCAAAGCGGAAGTCTTGCCCGGCATCATCTCGGGCAAAACCGGCGGCGCGCTGGGCATGACCGAGCCTTCAGGCGGCTCGGACCTCTCTCGTATTCAGACCAAGGCCCGCAAGGACGGCGACGACTGGCTGATCAATGGCGAGAAGACCTTCATCACCGGCGGCATGAAAGCGAGCTGGTTCGTGGTCGGCGCGCGCACGGGCGGCGAGGGCTTTGGCGGCATTTCGCTGTTTCTCGTCCCCGCAGACGCGCCGGGCTTCACCCGCACCGCCATCACCAACAAGATGGGCTGGTGGTGTTCGGACACCGCGACCTTGCATTTTGACGACTGCCGCATCCCCGAACGCTATCAGCTGGGTCAGGAAGGCCTGTGTCTGCTGGCGATCATGGACAATTTCAACTATGAGCGCCTGACCCTGTCGGCGGGGTGCCTGGGGATGGCGAAGCGGTGCCTCGATGACGCCATCACCTATGCGCAACAGCGCGAAACCTTCGGCAAGCCGCTGATCAAGCACCAGGCGATCCGCCACAAGATCGCGGACATGTCAGGCAAGATCGACGCGCTGGACGCTTACTTGCAAATGCTCGCCTGGCGGGTGAACGAGGCGACCGACAACGGCGCCGCCATGCCCGCTTCGGAGCTGGCGAAAATCAAGGTGTTCGCGTCGAAAACCGCGGAGTTCTGCGCCAATGAGGCCATGCAGATCCTGGGCGGCTCGGGCTATCTGCGCGGCTGCGCGATCGAGCGTATCTATCGCGAAGTGAAGGTGATGGCCATTGGCGGCGGCTCCGAAGAGATCATGCGCGATCTCGCCGTCAAGCAAATGGGGCTTTAG
- a CDS encoding low molecular weight protein-tyrosine-phosphatase, producing the protein MSRETSILFVCTGNICRSPTAEAVAKTLAQKAEKSLVLDSAGTGDWHVGERPDPRAVQAAQARGYDLSGMSARAVTDDDFIRFDHLVAMDEGHRRWLAEARSSRQLPETKISLLMDWSVGLARTSIPDPYYGDEADFERVLDLIEKGCQGLVSRV; encoded by the coding sequence ATGTCGCGCGAAACATCCATACTGTTTGTGTGCACGGGCAATATCTGTCGCTCACCCACAGCTGAAGCGGTCGCGAAGACGCTGGCGCAAAAGGCCGAGAAGAGTCTGGTGCTGGATTCCGCCGGCACGGGCGACTGGCATGTGGGCGAACGTCCAGACCCGCGCGCCGTTCAGGCGGCGCAAGCGCGCGGTTATGACCTGTCAGGCATGTCCGCACGGGCCGTCACCGATGATGATTTCATCCGCTTTGACCATCTGGTGGCCATGGATGAGGGCCATCGGCGCTGGCTGGCCGAGGCGCGCAGCAGCCGGCAACTCCCCGAAACCAAGATTTCCCTGCTGATGGACTGGTCGGTGGGTCTGGCGCGCACCTCCATCCCCGACCCCTATTACGGGGACGAAGCGGATTTCGAGCGCGTGCTCGACCTCATCGAAAAAGGCTGTCAGGGGCTGGTGTCGCGGGTTTAG
- a CDS encoding acyl-CoA desaturase, with amino-acid sequence MKATPTPRSVAIQKRWSTLDWASVFAAIIYPALGVLGLITAFTLGLALNGLTLHWWYPVLALFVGAVTLVICNFGIGVLHRVWQHKAGELKAPAQILTALNCVIAMQGRLKDWVNYHSQHHRLSDKAGDPHNPHESKMWAWMGWLIFRDPNDLQRPTAMWLKDLKTVQILDRHYSLITLLVHLVLPAAIYLTVWALGGSLLLTFILHAAAVTARAIQFHATILGVNVFGHLKTPRWADYLLAILTGGEAFHDHHHDEPVSALHLPRRGLMNRLLDYNGTVLLVFEKLRWASDLKIAPQFSVPARITAA; translated from the coding sequence ATGAAAGCCACTCCGACGCCACGCTCCGTGGCGATCCAGAAGCGCTGGAGCACTCTGGACTGGGCGAGCGTTTTCGCCGCCATCATCTACCCCGCCCTGGGCGTATTGGGTCTCATCACCGCCTTCACGCTCGGACTGGCTCTGAACGGGCTGACCCTGCACTGGTGGTATCCGGTTCTGGCGTTGTTCGTCGGCGCCGTGACGCTGGTGATCTGTAATTTCGGCATCGGCGTTCTGCACCGGGTCTGGCAGCACAAGGCGGGCGAGCTGAAAGCCCCCGCCCAGATCCTTACCGCGCTCAATTGCGTCATCGCCATGCAGGGGCGGCTGAAGGACTGGGTGAATTATCACAGCCAGCATCACCGCCTGTCCGACAAGGCCGGTGATCCGCACAACCCCCATGAAAGCAAGATGTGGGCGTGGATGGGCTGGTTGATCTTCCGCGATCCCAACGATCTTCAGCGCCCGACCGCCATGTGGCTCAAGGATCTCAAGACCGTGCAGATCCTCGACCGGCATTATTCGCTGATCACGCTTCTGGTGCACCTGGTGCTGCCGGCGGCCATTTATCTGACCGTCTGGGCGCTGGGCGGCTCGCTTCTGCTGACCTTCATCCTGCATGCGGCGGCGGTGACGGCGCGGGCGATCCAGTTCCACGCGACAATCCTCGGCGTGAACGTGTTTGGTCACCTCAAGACCCCGCGCTGGGCGGATTATCTGCTGGCGATCCTCACGGGCGGCGAAGCGTTTCACGATCACCACCATGACGAGCCGGTCAGTGCGCTGCACCTGCCCCGTCGTGGCCTGATGAACCGCCTGCTCGATTATAACGGCACGGTGTTGCTGGTGTTTGAGAAGTTGCGCTGGGCTAGCGATCTCAAGATTGCGCCGCAATTCAGCGTTCCGGCGCGGATTACCGCCGCCTGA
- a CDS encoding enoyl-ACP reductase FabI, with protein MAETEFPTGTLMKGKRGLIMGVANKNSIAWGIAQQLHAQGAELAFSYQDEALEKRVRPLVESLGDEPFMVTADVSDDASMDACFKTLEDKWGKLDFLVHAIAFAGKDELQGSFTHNTTRLGFQRAMDISAFSFVDAAKRASALMPSKEEGGGAMVSLTYLGSERVVPNYNVMGVAKAALEASTRYIARDLGPQGIRVNAISAGPMRTLAMAGISGGRTLMKTGKDWSMLKEDTTMEGVAGSALYLLSDLGKSCTGEILHVDAGFHAVAVPDIED; from the coding sequence ATGGCCGAGACCGAGTTTCCGACCGGCACGTTGATGAAGGGCAAGCGCGGCCTGATCATGGGCGTGGCCAACAAGAACTCCATCGCCTGGGGCATCGCCCAGCAATTGCACGCCCAGGGCGCCGAGCTCGCCTTCTCCTATCAGGATGAAGCGCTCGAAAAGCGCGTGCGTCCGCTGGTGGAGAGCCTCGGCGACGAGCCCTTCATGGTCACCGCCGACGTCAGTGATGACGCGTCCATGGACGCCTGCTTCAAGACACTTGAAGACAAATGGGGCAAGCTCGACTTCCTCGTTCACGCCATCGCTTTCGCCGGCAAGGACGAGCTTCAGGGCAGCTTCACCCACAACACCACGCGTCTGGGCTTCCAGCGCGCCATGGACATTTCCGCCTTTTCCTTCGTGGACGCCGCCAAGCGCGCCAGCGCCTTGATGCCGTCCAAGGAAGAAGGCGGCGGCGCCATGGTGTCGCTGACCTATCTGGGCTCGGAACGCGTCGTTCCGAACTACAATGTGATGGGCGTCGCCAAGGCCGCTCTGGAAGCCTCCACCCGCTATATCGCCCGCGATCTCGGCCCGCAGGGCATTCGGGTGAACGCCATTTCCGCCGGTCCGATGCGGACCCTCGCCATGGCCGGCATTTCCGGCGGCCGCACCTTGATGAAGACCGGCAAGGACTGGTCCATGCTCAAGGAAGACACCACCATGGAAGGCGTCGCCGGTTCCGCGCTGTACCTGCTCAGTGATCTGGGCAAGTCGTGCACCGGTGAAATCCTGCACGTGGACGCGGGCTTCCACGCCGTGGCCGTGCCGGACATCGAAGACTAA
- a CDS encoding BCCT family transporter, with the protein MTDQLARAWRGTRLGVFFTTAGFCLGFCALAVFDLGALSNWVDAGSSLVARGFGLYWQILLPAIFLIALAIALSPAGKIRLGGRDTPEFPYFQWSAMIACTLLGAGGVFWAAAEPLAHFLTPPPNADVSASAEAAVDVALAQSFLHWGFPAWASLGALSAILLMYYEQAKGLPLAPRTLLYPVLGRKLTVGPLGGVADTFALIGVIAGTVGPIGFLGLQVSAGLSNLFGFPEGLPTQIGVIIALASIYITSALTGLSRGIQILSRFNIILTGLLLVFILAAGPTGFIIRHFLSGMAHYLLNFFPIALQRDGAGLFGESGWLNGWTLFFWAWFIGYGPMMAIFIARISRGRSIRSIILTLSVVAPLATHFWFTILGGSGLAFELAEPGSVSGAFEGFDLPAALLAITQSLPLALPVSILFLILTTVFVATTGDSMTFAISSALSKEGEPSGGMRAFWGLVMAAMAIVLVSAGNGGGAVGKLQQFIVITGAPVSLMLLPSLWDAPRIALKLMRETQS; encoded by the coding sequence ATGACCGATCAACTGGCTCGCGCCTGGCGCGGGACGCGCCTTGGCGTCTTCTTCACCACCGCCGGATTTTGCCTCGGGTTCTGCGCGCTGGCGGTGTTTGACCTCGGCGCGTTGTCAAACTGGGTGGATGCGGGATCAAGCCTCGTCGCCCGCGGTTTCGGCCTGTACTGGCAGATCCTGCTGCCCGCGATCTTCCTGATTGCTTTGGCGATCGCCCTGTCGCCTGCGGGCAAGATCCGGCTGGGCGGTCGGGACACGCCCGAATTTCCCTATTTCCAATGGTCAGCGATGATCGCCTGCACGCTTTTGGGCGCGGGCGGCGTGTTCTGGGCGGCGGCGGAACCGCTGGCGCATTTCCTGACCCCGCCGCCGAACGCCGATGTATCCGCCAGCGCTGAAGCCGCGGTGGATGTGGCGCTGGCGCAAAGCTTCCTGCACTGGGGCTTTCCCGCCTGGGCGAGCCTCGGCGCGCTGAGCGCGATCCTTCTGATGTATTACGAGCAAGCCAAGGGCTTGCCGTTGGCGCCGCGGACGCTGCTTTACCCGGTATTGGGCCGTAAACTCACCGTCGGTCCGCTGGGCGGTGTGGCCGACACCTTCGCGCTGATCGGCGTGATCGCGGGCACCGTCGGGCCGATCGGCTTTCTGGGGCTTCAGGTCAGCGCCGGCCTGTCCAACCTGTTCGGCTTTCCCGAAGGTTTGCCGACCCAGATCGGCGTGATCATCGCCCTGGCGTCAATCTACATCACCTCCGCCCTGACGGGCCTGTCTCGCGGCATCCAGATCCTCAGCCGATTCAACATCATCCTGACCGGCCTCTTGCTGGTCTTCATTCTGGCGGCGGGCCCGACCGGCTTCATCATCCGGCACTTCCTGTCGGGGATGGCGCATTACCTGCTGAACTTCTTCCCCATCGCCCTGCAACGCGACGGGGCGGGCCTGTTTGGCGAGAGCGGCTGGCTGAACGGCTGGACCCTGTTCTTCTGGGCCTGGTTCATCGGCTATGGGCCGATGATGGCGATCTTCATCGCGCGCATCTCGCGCGGCCGCTCGATCCGCTCGATCATCCTGACCCTGTCGGTGGTCGCCCCTCTGGCCACCCATTTCTGGTTCACCATTCTGGGCGGCAGCGGGCTGGCGTTCGAACTGGCGGAGCCGGGATCGGTGTCAGGCGCGTTTGAAGGCTTTGACCTGCCCGCCGCCCTGCTCGCCATCACCCAGAGCCTGCCATTGGCCCTGCCGGTCTCGATCCTGTTTCTGATCCTGACCACGGTGTTCGTCGCCACAACGGGCGATTCCATGACCTTCGCCATCTCCAGCGCGCTCAGCAAAGAGGGCGAGCCGTCAGGCGGCATGCGCGCCTTCTGGGGTCTCGTGATGGCGGCCATGGCCATCGTGCTGGTGAGCGCGGGCAATGGCGGGGGCGCCGTGGGCAAGCTGCAGCAATTCATCGTCATCACCGGCGCGCCGGTATCGTTGATGCTGCTGCCCTCACTGTGGGACGCCCCGCGCATCGCGCTCAAGCTGATGCGGGAGACACAGAGCTAG
- a CDS encoding acyltransferase family protein, translated as MTETGPRASAPPTRRYDLDWLRIIAFGLLVLYHVGMFYVPWGWHVKSVHAGPGAEPLMMLLNPWRLSLLFFISGVAFSYLHDKKGGGAFAGERTLRLLPVIIFGMIVVVMPQTYFQLREAGEIEPGILSFWPRYILDWEIAGVAVPTWNHLWYVVYLFVYALLLAPVMGLLKAFGRGPGAMLGRVWDSRFGPVWLLALGFAPLMLYRVMLVPHFETTHNLTWDWANHAISFTYLLYGVFAAKSERFWSCVDRTLPLALGLTVVLGVVMTPIWSLWWDQIAEHAVPLWIARAARVLYAWAMIVTLLGLARRFLTGDGPVRRYLTEAIFPVYILHQTITVSAGYILTRMGFDVWTEFALVTLITYGGAFAGFEIIRRIKPLRPVFGLKL; from the coding sequence ATGACTGAAACCGGCCCGCGCGCCAGCGCGCCTCCGACCCGCCGTTACGACCTTGATTGGCTGCGCATCATCGCATTCGGTCTTTTGGTCTTATACCATGTGGGCATGTTCTACGTGCCCTGGGGCTGGCATGTGAAAAGCGTGCATGCCGGGCCGGGCGCCGAGCCCTTGATGATGCTTTTGAACCCGTGGCGCTTGTCGCTGTTGTTTTTCATATCGGGCGTAGCGTTTTCCTATCTGCACGACAAGAAGGGCGGCGGGGCTTTTGCCGGCGAACGTACGCTCAGACTGCTGCCGGTCATCATTTTCGGCATGATCGTTGTGGTGATGCCCCAGACCTATTTCCAGCTGCGTGAGGCGGGTGAGATCGAGCCGGGCATTTTGTCCTTCTGGCCGCGCTATATCCTCGATTGGGAGATCGCCGGCGTCGCCGTGCCGACCTGGAATCATCTGTGGTACGTGGTCTATCTCTTTGTCTATGCGCTGCTCCTGGCGCCGGTTATGGGGCTTCTGAAAGCCTTCGGGCGCGGTCCGGGCGCCATGTTGGGCCGGGTCTGGGACAGCCGGTTCGGGCCGGTCTGGCTGCTGGCGCTCGGGTTTGCGCCGCTCATGCTCTATCGAGTGATGCTGGTTCCGCATTTTGAAACCACGCACAATCTGACCTGGGATTGGGCGAACCACGCCATCAGCTTCACTTATCTGCTCTATGGCGTCTTCGCCGCCAAATCGGAGCGGTTCTGGTCGTGTGTGGACCGTACGCTACCGCTGGCGCTGGGGCTGACGGTCGTTCTGGGCGTCGTGATGACGCCGATCTGGTCGCTCTGGTGGGACCAGATCGCCGAACATGCGGTTCCGTTGTGGATCGCGCGCGCTGCGCGGGTGCTTTACGCGTGGGCGATGATCGTGACGCTCTTGGGTCTGGCGCGGCGGTTCCTGACCGGAGACGGCCCGGTGCGGCGCTATCTGACCGAGGCGATCTTCCCGGTCTATATCCTGCACCAGACGATCACGGTCTCAGCCGGTTATATCCTGACCCGCATGGGCTTTGACGTCTGGACCGAGTTCGCGCTGGTCACCCTCATCACCTATGGCGGGGCGTTCGCCGGGTTTGAGATCATTCGCAGGATCAAGCCGCTCAGGCCGGTGTTCGGGCTGAAGCTCTAG
- a CDS encoding LytTR family DNA-binding domain-containing protein produces the protein MHTPDLERRVLRGAFLFYLIASLGFWLVNGLSLAEEWRRAGETGVWLRALTLEGTSNLVILALFVPVALLERRFPLSLERWRTALPVHALGVTAFSLVHIVTMDGLRALLWPLMFGFSYETYGGLFGEFFYEFRKDVLTYALMLAVLAIVRELEDARQRLRAAREDARADHVITLRSGGREIRLPASEIISASAAGNYVEVITPTGAHLARMTLTRLIGLLDAAGADPVRLHRSHMTVRPAIRELVPTGDGDAEARLSDGRSLPVSRGYRTQV, from the coding sequence ATGCACACGCCCGATCTTGAACGCCGCGTCCTTCGAGGCGCCTTTCTGTTTTATCTGATCGCCTCACTGGGCTTCTGGCTGGTGAACGGTCTGTCCCTGGCCGAGGAATGGCGCCGGGCGGGCGAAACCGGCGTCTGGCTGCGCGCCCTGACTCTGGAAGGCACCAGCAATCTGGTCATTCTGGCTCTGTTCGTCCCCGTCGCCTTGCTGGAACGTCGCTTTCCTCTGAGCCTGGAACGCTGGCGCACCGCGCTACCGGTTCATGCGCTGGGGGTCACAGCCTTCTCACTCGTCCATATTGTGACCATGGACGGTCTGCGCGCCTTGCTCTGGCCCCTCATGTTCGGGTTTTCCTATGAAACCTATGGCGGTCTGTTCGGTGAGTTTTTCTACGAGTTTCGCAAGGATGTACTGACTTACGCCCTGATGCTGGCTGTGCTGGCGATCGTGCGCGAACTCGAAGACGCCCGCCAACGCCTGAGAGCCGCGCGAGAAGACGCCCGTGCGGATCATGTGATCACCCTGCGCAGCGGCGGACGGGAAATCCGGTTACCCGCCAGCGAGATTATCAGCGCCAGCGCGGCGGGCAATTATGTGGAAGTCATCACGCCCACCGGCGCTCATCTGGCCCGCATGACCCTCACCCGGCTGATCGGCCTGCTGGACGCCGCCGGCGCCGACCCGGTCCGCCTTCACCGCTCTCACATGACCGTCCGCCCGGCCATACGGGAGCTGGTCCCCACCGGCGACGGCGACGCCGAAGCGCGCCTGTCAGACGGCCGCAGCCTGCCGGTGAGCCGCGGCTACCGCACACAGGTTTAA
- a CDS encoding porin — MKSVLIAGVSLLSLAVAAPALADDDARIEELEARLAQLEATNQQLLNVLAAQGLLPQSDTQSAPAAMPHHPARAQADAPMQTASHGHHAGTGDHGAHHGDDFHQNLVGVSPEYGYEILDHAEGVNTRALTILNAIDNGELDRRVTLSGNVTALADYQESNSNTKFGWLMRHPTSANQIGETVSEFIVHSAQLAVTGRMTDNITLYSEMLYDPEQSFGSGTLTDLNRNQIQLRRAFVLFGNLSERPWYAAIGKMDTPFGLNDTVSPFTNSTSWHAFAGLATGGMVGYYNNGLHVRAMAIQGGSQFRAHNAPVEDTNVPSRVNNFAVDVNYTAALSEGRTLMAGASYTEATAYCQAYPVFHFNPCDESNPGWAIYARADLGRLELLGEYASTTEDWAGTASPVPIYSAFEAVAPNAFTLGGRYWFDVQSSEDFALSFEFSRFVSGDSGAPWEKQDQWVLGGSYFISPSVNLFGELIRTEGWVPLNFLSGGNLPTGESWSERNASTNVLALGVQASF; from the coding sequence ATGAAATCCGTACTGATCGCAGGCGTCAGCCTGCTCTCTCTGGCTGTGGCCGCGCCAGCCCTGGCTGATGACGACGCCCGCATTGAAGAACTTGAAGCCCGCCTTGCGCAACTGGAAGCCACGAACCAGCAATTGCTGAACGTTCTGGCCGCCCAGGGCCTGCTGCCGCAGTCAGACACGCAAAGCGCGCCCGCCGCCATGCCGCATCATCCCGCGCGTGCACAGGCGGATGCGCCGATGCAGACAGCCTCCCACGGGCATCACGCTGGAACCGGCGACCATGGCGCTCATCATGGTGATGATTTCCACCAGAACCTGGTCGGCGTCAGCCCTGAGTACGGCTATGAAATCCTGGATCACGCTGAAGGCGTGAACACGCGCGCGCTGACCATTCTGAACGCGATAGACAATGGCGAACTTGATCGCCGGGTGACCCTGAGCGGCAATGTGACGGCGCTGGCCGATTACCAGGAAAGCAATTCCAACACCAAGTTCGGCTGGCTGATGCGCCATCCGACCTCGGCCAACCAGATCGGCGAGACGGTGTCTGAATTCATCGTCCACTCCGCCCAGCTGGCGGTCACAGGCCGGATGACGGACAATATCACCCTGTATTCAGAGATGCTGTACGATCCCGAGCAAAGCTTCGGATCGGGCACGCTGACCGATCTCAATCGCAACCAGATCCAGCTGCGTCGCGCCTTCGTGCTGTTCGGCAATCTGTCCGAACGCCCCTGGTACGCCGCCATCGGCAAGATGGACACGCCGTTCGGCCTGAACGACACCGTCAGCCCGTTCACCAACTCCACCAGCTGGCACGCCTTCGCCGGTCTCGCGACAGGCGGCATGGTCGGCTATTACAATAACGGCCTGCATGTGCGCGCCATGGCCATTCAGGGCGGCTCGCAATTCCGCGCCCATAACGCCCCGGTCGAAGACACGAACGTCCCCAGCCGGGTCAACAATTTCGCCGTGGACGTGAACTACACGGCCGCACTGTCTGAAGGCCGCACACTGATGGCGGGCGCGAGCTACACTGAAGCCACCGCCTATTGCCAGGCGTATCCGGTCTTCCACTTCAATCCGTGCGACGAGAGCAATCCGGGCTGGGCGATCTACGCCCGCGCCGATCTGGGGCGTCTGGAGCTTCTGGGCGAATACGCCTCGACCACCGAAGACTGGGCGGGCACCGCCTCTCCCGTGCCGATCTATTCCGCGTTTGAAGCGGTGGCGCCGAACGCCTTCACCCTGGGCGGACGCTACTGGTTTGATGTGCAATCGAGTGAAGACTTCGCATTGTCGTTTGAATTCAGCCGCTTTGTGTCTGGTGATAGCGGCGCGCCCTGGGAGAAACAGGACCAATGGGTTCTGGGTGGGTCCTACTTCATCAGCCCCTCGGTCAATCTGTTCGGCGAGCTGATCCGCACCGAAGGCTGGGTGCCGCTGAACTTCCTGTCCGGCGGCAATCTGCCCACCGGCGAAAGCTGGTCGGAACGCAACGCCAGCACAAACGTCCTCGCGCTGGGCGTTCAGGCGAGCTTCTAA